In Sebastes umbrosus isolate fSebUmb1 chromosome 7, fSebUmb1.pri, whole genome shotgun sequence, the sequence tcacatgaaaTGCAAATtcatcatccatcatctgcaACAGCTTATCCCATTAGGGGTCGCGGAGGGTCAACAATGTTGAATTGACttcgaaaaagaaaaaacattacagctgctttgttgctttttttatattttgatacagaaaaaagaaagctaaataatatatatgttatCATGAAAGGTATTCTGGGGTCACTTCCAAATTGAAACCAAGCCACAAGTctagaaataaaaaagtcaaagactgttatttaattcatgtttaatgGGATCCTGTTTTCCccatcagatgttttttttgtgttcaatTCAGGTTTGAGAACAATaataaagcactttggtgcaaATATACAGAGAAGTAGTCCATAACTGGAGGCTAAAATAGCAAATATCTCCACAGCCACAGTGAACTTCCCAGGAGAGCTGACATACGCTGGGATAAATGTGATCCAGACTGCACAGAATATCAGCATGCTGAAGGTGATGAATTTGGCTTCATTGAAATTATCAGGCAGCTTTCGAGCCAGAAAAGTGAAGACGAAGCAGAGTACAGCCAGGAGTCCTATATACCCCAGCACAGCCCAGAACCCGATAGGTGAACCTAAATCACACTCTAGAATAATCCTTTCAGTGGCATgagctgtatttttgtaggggAATGGCGGGGCAAGAGTTAACCACAGCACACAAACTAACACCTGCAGTAAAGTACAGCTGAGAACGCTTGTTCTCTGAAGCGGAGCAGAGCACTGAAGAACTGTGTTCGATGGCCTATTAGCATTAAAGGCGTTCACCACTGCCATGGTTTTAGCCAATATACAAGACATGCACAGGACAAAGGTGATGCCGAATGCTGTGTGTCGTAGCATGCAGGACCACTCAGAGGGCCGGCCTATGAAGGTCAGAGAGCACAGGAAACAAAGAGTCAaggagaagagcagcaggaagctcaGCTCAGAGTTACTGGCTTTGATGAGCGGTGTGTGACGAAAGCGAAAGAAGACACATGATATCCCCAGTGTTAAACTTGCTCCGACCAATGAGAAAGCAGCGAGGAGGGCGCCCATGGTTTCTCCGTAAGATAGGAACTCGATCACCTTTGGAACACACTGGCTGTGATCTTCATTTGACCAGTACTCCAGTGGACACCGTGAACACTCGGCAGAATCTGAATGGAAAACATGGAACGCTGAAATGTGTTCATGCTGTCAGCTGCGAGTTATTAGAGCAGAGCTCATATTAAAATAAGCACCTGCTGTATTTAGTGACTTATAAAGATACTGGAAAGCATTGATTTCGTAAGAATATTACATTATAAATTACAGATCTACTCACTGCTGGAGTTGCTGATCTCTCCATCAGCACAGGCGATGCAGGAGAAACAGCAGATGGGTTTGCCTTTAATCACAGCCTGCCGGAAACCTGGCAGACAACTCTCACTGCAGACAGACTGTGGCCTCTGTAACAACACCACAACTCATCAGTTACTCATAGTTTGTTGCCTTGTAGTCTAAATACTTAAAATTACAGTCTGTAactttgagaaaatatgataaaaaaaagttttatataaCGGTGACTATACACTGACAGaggtgcatgagacagataatctgaaaagaaaaaatattcatattactTTGTGTACTGCTCTGCTTATGATTTTTCTAGATTTCAAAGCACTGAAGGaagacagccaatcagagccgaggagtctcttgagtatgtttgatcagcgctgcctagtttggctgtttgatcggagttcgcgaatTTCGCGAGCAGTGACTGACAGCGGCTCTAGAGActccttggctctgattggttgtgttttttttgggcaCGGTAGGAAATTTCAAATGCTATTAGAGGCACTAGGACTATGCAGAAGAAGAATCATTTTTTTCACAAATAATCTGTCTCATGTattattgtcaggatatagtgacagtattataaaattaactttttatcatatttgctgaaAGTTACTGACagcagctttaatttaattgGTTTCATTTTATCAGCATTAGGGTCTTTTCTAGGGTTCCTAAAAACTAGTTTAAGCTTTATACCTTGATCTTGGACATCAATATACATCAGAAGTAAAACTCTGTGCACTTGGCATgtcatgtttttacttttatatgaCTTCCTAAACAATGCAGAATGTACCTATTTTTAATGATGGGAATCACAGATAATACTTTTAAAATCAACCTCCATAATGTGTAGCCTATTTCATACGTAACATGTTTGTTTGGTACCTTTGGGGATCCGGCAGCCCATGTTGTGTTTATTCCGTTCATGATAAACTGCTTTCCATTCGGTAGTGAGGCATCGTAGCTCCCTACAGCCACAAACACAGTATCTCCTGCTTGGTTTCTTTGCCAGTTCAACAgctcataagttgctgcaggGTCTCCGTTTTCATCAAAACCCACAGTTTCTCCTGACTGAAGGGTGAAATTCACATCTTGGAGGTGTTTCACAACCTACCAAAAGAGAATAATGGTGAATAACTTAAAGTACagggtttttatttaaaatgtttacttaaTTCTTGAAGGGGACCTCTAACCTCTTTTGGCTCTAAAAAATCTTTCCAGATACAGGACTGATTCACCGCTTCACCACTTTGtccacatttcaacatgttatgCAAGGCATGAGCCACAGCATACACAGCCTTATACACATTGTTGGATATCCTTAGTTCTGACACATCTGTGAAAGGATTGTTGATGTCCTCTAGTCTTTCAGAACCAGAGCACTGGGCCTGACCATGCAGACTGGGTTGGAAACTGCAACCAAATGTGGCTTCCCAGAACTCTCTCACCAGATTATTATGAGGGTCTTGACTTGGGTTAACCTGCAAAAGAAATTCTCTCAGGCCTGGGATCTTTGCTTTTCGAAGGGTGAAGCCCAGAGATCCTGTCAGGATTCCCGAGTACCCCTTGGTGGCCAGAGGACTTTCCGTAATCCAAGACTCACTGCCCACCCACTGCAGCCCAGTTAAGTTCTGCTTCAGAACAtggtaaaaatattattaaaaatatgacACATATTTACCATTGGTATTTGGAAAAGCCCTGCAATTTGTTGCATCCCAATGGATGAGGAGGAATCGGAGGGTCCGATGATGGCATGAACAGATGACTGGCCAGAGCAGGTTTGACCCAAAGTCCTTTCCTGCCCATTTATTAGACCCATCACCACACTCGAAGAATACAGTGTTGAAGCACAGTTGTCAAACACCTTATAACCAATTGAGATATTaggcagcagagagctgctATTGTTGATCTCCTGtatggcaaaaatcattgtTTGGACGAAGTGAAATTGTCTCATTTTCATCCTGAAAGGAGAGAGAACAGTTTTAACTAACGGCTTTTCGACTTAAATCAAAACCAATGAGAAAGGAGACAACAAACAGAACCTGGAGCATATGAGAGGTTCTGGAGCATCTGTGAAGGAAAGCGAAGGCTTCATCATTTCTTTTTGGATGTAGAAAACTCCTCCAATAGTGATATCTCCTTCCTTAGACAACAGAGGAAACTCTGGCCTCCCCAGCATCTCACAGAGCACCATGTCTTCCTCTGCTCCAAAGGCtcccacaaaaaacacaaacagaaacatgacATAGGcacaatgacacattttgtacaaacaggcacacacactaACCTGTATGCTGTGATGAGCTCTTCTATCGCTGACCAACAGGTGTGTCTCCTGTGATGGGCAGAGCTTTATACTTCTGCAGATGGTCCTCATATCGAATCACTGTTTAATGATGTCACAtcactttgttgtttttcatttcagatGGTATATTATTTTTCTAAGACCATTATGTTATTATTCTTGTAAGTTAAATTGTAGGGGGGTGTGATGACGGGGAAACATACTTTAGCTGCAAACTGAGAATTTCAACAAGTTTGTTTcaaagatggattttttttatttgccaaatcttcaacaatgaaaaatgtaaaacagaacagacacagataaaaaatctgaattaaagctgcgagcagcgatgagcGGGCCCTCGCCCCTCCTGGTGCATCGGGGGTACTGGCGGGATGCCGGACAACATACCTGTACATTTCAGTGACCATCGGACACTGCATGCACAAGTTAGACGTTATTTCCTGTGTGTACTGAGTGGGACAGGAAATTACGTATTGCAATTTTTCACCTTTTCCTGTGTCCACTATGAGGCGCTAGTGAACACAGTTAAACATTCATCATGTTGATCATTATCAAGTGTAGACCACACAATGTAAATTTCATATGAATCAGATTATGTTTTTCACATatcgctgacttcctgttgccagtaggtagGGCTGTGACTATGAATCAATATTGCcatgtaaatgtcctcaggCCTGAACTCTTATGAAGTAGAtcaagtttggggcagattggaccAAGTACAGTCAACAACAGTTTGTCTTTCAATGGCGAATCATGTAAATTCTCCGCTCTTCTATGGAACATCTACTGTAGACCTGCTATCCCcccttaaagaccccctggacacccctaatgaagacaaaaacaggtctattgtgggtctcacaGAGGTAATCAGTCTCATTTGATCTCAGCTTTTCTCTGGTTTAAGTGCATCGACAAACATCACATTTACTCCAAAAGTTATactacaaaatgtaattttagaaAGTCATATGTATGTACtatattattcatatattaaaatgttttggtGTACCTAACATGTAATCAAACTAATATCAAGACTCAACAATTGGTTCCATGcaaggttttaaatgtaaataatctgcatgtcttttaaacaGGTTTCACTATAGACTTGGTACCATACATATGCATATCAGCTGCTTGATTAGACTGTAAATGCCAGTTTGACGATAATGACCCAcctatggcccattaactggtgcaaaaatgtgtaaatgagcTCTGATGTAAAGTACCAACACTGGTTTGATGACAATGACCCAcctatggcccattaactggtgCAAGAATGTGTAAATGAGCTCTGATGTAAAAGTACCAACACTGGTTTGATGACAATGACCCAcctatggcccattaactggtgCAAGAATGTGTAAATGAGCTCTGATTTAAAGTACCAACACTGGTACTGATTCAGCTATTTTACCATTAAACAGTTAAAACATGTCCAGTATATttgtgaaatgacaataaaagttTTCATCTTTGTGCATTTTGAAATGTGTCACATAGTTTTTCTGTTTGCCACATTGTGTTGCTGAACACTACAATACTGGAACAATAGGATACCTTGAACACaagtacaaatattataaaacagttaCTGTGGGGCATTGTCACAATACATGTATTTTATTAGGATCCAAGAGattttttatatagtttatttaGCTTGATTATTATGAGAATTTTCTTAATACATAAATGAGCACTTCTTTCTGAAGTAGCTCGTGGGTCCATGAAAAACTTTTACCTTTTCCAGGGTTTTTGTAAAACATTACTTTAGCCTGTTTGTATAATATGAGAAACCCTCTGTTACAGATTGCTTGGTtatatgtgttatatatatatatatatatatatatggaaaagttagaaggaaaatttttgtttcatcattggaggttacaagattcatatttcttaatatgttcttagtatttttatcacggattaacccacaagaaaagattatattcgttttaaattgtatttttatgtagagtttttcccagacagtgttttgtttcgtTGGTGCCTTGTTGTTGGTGTCTTCCACAGAACCCCACCTGTGTTGTGATTAGTTCCTTGTTTTTAGACACGCCCACAGAAACCCACATGTTGGCCCATATATTCGAGATTCTCTCAGCAGGAACCCACTTTCTTGATTTTTAACGAGAGAGTACAATCTGCTTTGAGGACCCTCATAGGATTCTACGAAGTTTGATCTCCAAACCAGTTAATTTTGGTGTGAAGGtgagtttttttgtatttaatttaatatccaTTTAGCCTACTTATAAAACAGCATCTGGTCAATAATGTTGCAGTGGGTGATTGTTTTTCGGTTTATGAAGTGGTTTTAAGTCAAATCGAGGTGAAATGCCAGCAGAGAGCATTGTTAACAACTTGCATTTGTATCCTATTCCTCCAGAGCTGAGTTGTCTTAATAGTTTAGAACAGCATTTGATTACATTACACATTCCTTTTATGAAGATGTTGGCCTTGGATATAGCATTCAATAATGATTGGCTAAATGATTTTGAACAAGGCAACGATGAAGCTATGCATGTGGATGTGGAAGGGGAGGCAAGTGCTGAAGCAGACAATTTACATTATCGCCAATCACATGGCATGTTCATGGATACATGCCTTCAGCCAATAGACTTAGGGCAGGAGATATTAGATCACTTTGACAAAAATTTAAATGTTGCACCTGCTGAGGGTGCAACCCCCTGTTCAAGTCCTCCAAGATAAAACTAATGAGGCAAAAAGTTTCCCAACTTTATTCCCAATCGGAAGTCATGATATGTTGGACTTCCGAGTAACAATAGATTGACTTTGTCACGCTATGTTAATAATAGCATCTTGAATGCTGATGGCAGGTTTGCTACaaattttgaatatattttctATGCCCAATACATGAGTGAAGTGGATCAGGTTTC encodes:
- the LOC119491599 gene encoding extracellular calcium-sensing receptor-like; translated protein: MRTICRTFGAEEDMVLCEMLGRPEFPLLSKEGDITIGGVFYIQKEMMKPSLSFTDAPEPLICSRMKMRQFHFVQTMIFAIQEINNSSSLLPNISIGYKVFDNCASTLYSSSVQNLTGLQWVGSESWITESPLATKGYSGILTGSLGFTLRKAKIPGLREFLLQVNPSQDPHNNLVREFWEATFGCSFQPSLHGQAQCSGSERLEDINNPFTDVSELRISNNVYKAVYAVAHALHNMLKCGQSGEAVNQSCIWKDFLEPKEVVKHLQDVNFTLQSGETVGFDENGDPAATYELLNWQRNQAGDTVFVAVGSYDASLPNGKQFIMNGINTTWAAGSPKRPQSVCSESCLPGFRQAVIKGKPICCFSCIACADGEISNSSNSAECSRCPLEYWSNEDHSQCVPKVIEFLSYGETMGALLAAFSLVGASLTLGISCVFFRFRHTPLIKASNSELSFLLLFSLTLCFLCSLTFIGRPSEWSCMLRHTAFGITFVLCMSCILAKTMAVVNAFNANRPSNTVLQCSAPLQRTSVLSCTLLQVLVCVLWLTLAPPFPYKNTAHATERIILECDLGSPIGFWAVLGYIGLLAVLCFVFTFLARKLPDNFNEAKFITFSMLIFCAVWITFIPAYVSSPGKFTVAVEIFAILASSYGLLLCIFAPKCFIIVLKPELNTKKTSDGENRIPLNMN